The DNA sequence GCTTCACCACCTACGAGCGGGCCGAGGTGACCATGCCGTCCGTCGTCAAGAAGGACGGCAGCCGCGCCGAGTTCGATCCGGCCAAGATGCGTGCCTCGATGATGCTGGCGCTGCGCAAGCGACCGGTCAGCCTGGAACAGGTCGACGCGGCCTTGCAGCGCATCGAGCAGAAGCTGCGTTCCAGCGGCATGCGCGAAGTGCAGAGCTCGAAGCTGGGCGAGCTCGTGATGCGCGAGCTCAAGAAGCTGGACAAGGTCGCCTACGTGCGCTTTGCGTCGGTCTACCGCAGCTTCGAGGACGTGGACGAGTTCAGCCGGCTGATCAAGGAGATCTGAAGCCGCTGGCCGCAGGCCGGCTCGGTGCGGCTGGCAGGCACATCGGGACGAACCGATGTGCCAGGCGGGATCCCTACTTCCAGCATTCGGCGACGGGTGCGCCACCGCTGGCCCCGCGCTGGCCGGTGCTGGTCAGCGTCAGGGTGCCGCAACGGTCATCGGCCATCCCGCCGGTCGGCACCGCCTGCAGGGTGTACGACGTCGCGGTCACGCTGGCCAGGCTGATCGCGTAGCTTTGCGTCCCGTTGGCGGGCGAGCGGCGCAGCGTCTCGGG is a window from the Caldimonas thermodepolymerans genome containing:
- the nrdR gene encoding transcriptional regulator NrdR; the protein is MRCPFCGHEETQVVETRESDEGDVIRRRRRCLSCDTRFTTYERAEVTMPSVVKKDGSRAEFDPAKMRASMMLALRKRPVSLEQVDAALQRIEQKLRSSGMREVQSSKLGELVMRELKKLDKVAYVRFASVYRSFEDVDEFSRLIKEI